From Anopheles coluzzii chromosome 3, AcolN3, whole genome shotgun sequence, the proteins below share one genomic window:
- the LOC120954872 gene encoding kinesin-like protein KIF14 — protein sequence MNSRIATPKHRFGSAAAASAGASSSPTKASTPRSVSRPAGSKLATCLLTKRTQLNTSSSESLPASPIRTPKSASVRPPSIGNGLEAKSKSSTSLNLNSCYTPSSQYRAPPTSSKSASKDFGTPRNVLKRAVARENLLNARTPECFSRISLDSPVGQPAGRHRSSQSKLDESHRSTKEKDKEGGAGGEISNLKVAVRIRPLSAKECIDSVANIVRVQNNELYINGGSTADNLGGVEHFFLYDHVFWSCNAEDPAYVSQSGVYSSLVHPLLDKAFEGYNTCLFAYGQTGSGKSYSMMGMDLDENYDETPNPDAGIIPRFCHELFARINALKGQVHAEVEVSYFEIYNEKIHDLLSVTPSDGVITVSTPGQGAKRAALKVREHPVWGPYVVDLSTHPVDSHTALRNWLAVGNSQRATAATGMNDKSSRSHSIFSVVLNLAEIVHSSDTDDGDHASSTASVKQTKRSKISLVDLAGSERVSQTCASGARLKEGVSINKSLLTLGKVISALADTKRSANTYIPYRDSVLTWLLRENLGGNSRTVMLATISPASIHLDETLATLRYACQARSIVNRVKVNEDPHDRIIRELRAEVERLQVLRQDYERQKRLSEANQHHHPPRKIIIETSVDDSEVEALRQQLAETEQELAKAQRSWRERLQEAEDVRRTEMKLLKRKGLALELSAEQKEPCLVNLATDPMLSGTLLYIIPPGTVKIGRPSSLSTPDIVLEGPLVAPNHCSIENKNGKLFLLPETSTEYETFVNGELVQERRQLFHGDRLVIGGSHYFRISNPLCPNKSNTQIMVDFQLAHQEILQEQENRLRRELDVEKKAAIARIEAERMAHEQEYEERLASLELEKFKYKCHKELLETEKEALLQSASKQNHKCDGRKARPSDVRDSLDLTPSAAESNLAEEIRRIMEHTSEESLAHIQMMVKEASQRCRTVGLDYEFKQTQVWQDEGIFRAMINIVDRPNGRIAEWVPARLEYWLGIVRERDDLTADNMFEHFDLVWNEPGDQSANESLLQDSHNSSRISLNLSSVIRGRNSIVSNPGSPGTATSGSTRKSQGLFKSIFSKPTTSLMPAGEDSERGFGRPASARKALFTDADSNDENVPSNNQQLPSATASQSKATVLLRFDQKAANYLKDLYGATLKLRKLCEKYQDSDAPPTTDGEESLPAGKEGRSSNAEERLASKCLESVADIERSLQTIRSVLADHNIKEATISAMEGEFGRTPKSVRFLLD from the exons ATGAATTCCCGCATTGCAACTCCCAAACATCGGTTTGGATCGGCAGCTGCTGCGTCCGCTGGAGCCAGCTCGTCTCCCACGAAAGCGTCCACGCCACGTTCGGTTTCACGTCCGGCCGGTTCAAAATTGGCCACCTGTTTGCTCACGAAGCGCACCCAATTGAACACCTCGAGCTCGGAATCGCTGCCGGCATCACCGATCCGCACGCCCAAAAGTGCATCGGTTCGTCCACCCAGCATCGGAAACGGGCTGGAGGCGAAATCGAAATCATCCACATCGCTGAACCTCAACAGCTGCTACACACCATCGTCCCAGTACCGAGCACCGCCAACGTCGTCGAAAAGTGCTTCGAAAGATTTTGGAACACCGCGTAACGTGTTGAAGCGTGCCGTTGCTAGGGAAAATCTACTTAACGCCAGGACACCGGAATGTTTTTCACGCATCTCGCTGGACAGTCCCGTTGGGCAACCAGCGGGACGGCACCGCTCCAGCCAGAGCAAGCTGGACGAATCGCATCGCAGCACGAAGGAAAAGGACAAGGAGGGAGGAGCTGGAGGTGAAATAAGTAACCTTAAGGTGGCCGTGCGCATCCGCCCACTGTCGGCGAAGGAATGCATTGACTCGGTGGCCAATATCGTGCGGGTGCAGAATAACGAGCTGTACATTAATGGTGGAAGTACGGCGGATAATCTCGGCGGGGTAGAACACTTCTTCCTGTACGATCATGTGTTTTGGTCGTGCAATGCGGAAGATCCGGCGTACGTGAGTCAGTCGGGAGTTTACAGCAGCCTGGTCCATCCGTTGCTCGATAAAGCCTTCGAAGGGTACAACACGTGCCTGTTCGCGTACGGACAAACGGGATCCGGCAAGAGCTACAGTATGATGGGAATGGATCTGGACGAGAACTACGATGAAACACCGAACCCGGACGCCGGCATTATACCCCGCTTCTGTCACGAACTGTTTGCACGCATCAATGCACTGAAAGGCCAGGTGCATGCCGAGGTCGAGGTGAGCTATTTTGAAATTTACAACGAGAAAATACACGATCTGCTGTCTGTAACACCGTCGGATGGTGTGATCACCGTGTCCACTCCCGGCCAAGGGGCAAAGCGAGCCGCACTGAAGGTGCGCGAGCATCCCGTCTGGGGCCCGTACGTGGTCGATCTCAGCACGCACCCGGTCGATTCCCACACGGCGCTACGCAACTGGCTGGCCGTTGGCAACAGTCAGCGGGCGACGGCGGCCACCGGAATGAACGATAAAAGCTCTCGCTCGCACTCAATCTTCTCGGTTGTGTTGAATTTGGCGGAAATAGTGCACAGCAGCGATACGGACGATGGCGACCATGCCAGTAGCACGGCATCAGTAAAGCAGACCAAGCGAAGCAAAATAAGTCTCGTGGATTTGGCCGGCTCGGAGCGGGTCAGCCAAACCTGTGCCAGCGGTGCTCGGCTGAAGGAGGGCGTCAGCATCAACAAGAGTCTGCTGACGCTGGGCAAGGTGATTTCGGCACTGGCCGATACGAAGCGAAGTGCCAACACGTACATCCCGTACCGTGACTCCGTACTTACGTGGCTGCTCAGG GAAAACCTTGGCGGCAACTCGCGCACGGTCATGTTGGCCACCATCTCGCCCGCCAGCATTCACCTGGACGAAACGCTTGCCACGCTTCGGTACGCCTGCCAGGCACGCAGCATCGTCAATCGCGTGAAGGTGAACGAAGACCCGCACGATCGCATCATCCGCGAGCTGCGGGCCGAGGTCGAACGGTTGCAGGTCCTGCGCCAAGACTACGAGCGCCAGAAGCGTTTGTCCGAAGCgaaccagcaccaccatccgCCGCGCAAAATCATCATCGAAACGTCGGTGGACGATAGTGAGGTGGAAGCATTGCGCCAGCAGCTGGCCGAAACCGAGCAGGAGCTAGCGAAAGCGCAGCGCTCCTGGCGCGAACGGTTGCAGGAGGCGGAAGATGTCCGTCGGACGGAAATGAAGCTGCTCAAGCGCAAGGGGCTGGCGTTGGAGCTGTCCGCCGAGCAGAAGGAACCGTGTCTGGTGAATTTGGCCACCGATCCGATGCTTTCCGGCACGCTGCTGTACATCATTCCACCCGGGACGGTGAAAATCGGGCGTCCATCGTCGCTTTCCACGCCGGACATTGTGCTGGAAGGGCCGCTGGTCGCACCCAATCATTG CTcgatagaaaacaaaaatggaaagttGTTCCTGCTGCCGGAAACCAGCACCGAGTACGAGACGTTCGTTAACGGTGAACTTGTACAGGAGCGCCGTCAGCTGTTTCACGGCGATAGATTGGTGATCGGTGGATCGCACTATTTCCGCATCTCGAACCCGCTCTGTCCcaacaaatcaaacacacagatt atGGTTGACTTCCAGCTGGCTCATCAGGAGATTCTGCAAGAGCAGGAAAATCGTTTGCGGCGGGAGCTGGATGTCGAGAAAAAGGCAGCCATTGCCCGCATCGAAGCCGAACGGATGGCACACGAGCAGGAGTACGAGGAGCGGCTGGCATCGCTTGAGCTGGAAAAGTTCAAGTACAAGTGCCACAAGGAACTGCTCGAAACGGAAAAGGAAGCACTGCTACAGTCAGCAAGCAAGCAGAACCACAAGTGTGACGGTAGAAAGGCACGCCCTTCCGATGTGCGGGACTCGTTGGATCTGACCCCGTCGGCAGCGGAATCCAATTTGGCGGAAGAGATCCGCCGGATAATGGAGCACACGAGCGAGGAAAGCCTTGCCCACATACAGATGATGGTGAAGGAAGCGAGCCAGCGTTGCCGAACGGTGGGATTGGACTACGAGTTTAAGCAGACGCAGGTGTGGCAAGATGAGGGCATCTTCCGGGCGATGATCAACATTGTCGATCGTCCAAACGGTCGAATAGCCGAGTGGGTCCCCGCACGGTTGGAATACTGGCTGGGCATAGTGCGCGAGCGGGACGATCTCACGGCCGACAACATGTTCGAACACTTTGATCTGGTGTGGAACGAGCCGGGCGATCAATCGGCGAATGAATCGCTCCTGCAGGACTCACACAATTCTAGCCGCATTTCGCTAAACCTTAGCTCGGTGATCCGTGGTCGGAATAGTATCGTTTCCAATCCCGGCAGCCCGGGCACTGCCACCAGTGGAAGCACACGAAAATCGCAGGGACTGTTTAAATCCATCTTctccaaaccaacaaccaGTCTGATGCCGGCTGGTGAGGATAGTGAGCGAGGATTCGGTCGGCCAGCGTCGGCGCGAAAGGCCCTTTTTACCGATGCGGATTCGAACGATGAAAATGTGCCCAGCAACAACCAACAGCTGCCGTCAGCTACCGCGAGTCAATCAAAAGCCACCGTACTGCTTCGGTTCGACCAGAAGGCGGCCAACTATCTGAAAGATCTTTACGGCGCAACGCTGAAGCTGCGCAAGCTGTGCGAGAAGTATCAGGATTCGGATGCACCACCTACCACCGATGGTGAGGAATCGCTGCCAGCAGGTAAGGAGGGCAGGAGTAGCAATGCAGAGGAAAGGTTGGCCTCCAAGTGTCTGGAATCGGTGGCCGATATtgaacgatcgctgcaaaCTATACGTTCGGTACTGGCGGATCATAACATCAAGGAAGCTACAATTAGTGCGATGGAGGGCGAATTTGGCCGAACACCCAAATCGGTACGCTTTCTGCTGGATTAG
- the LOC120954879 gene encoding uncharacterized protein LOC120954879, whose amino-acid sequence MDIYYMSDSIQYSSFRGPVYRDYEKFPYGTLENPLNNPVSKTKQQQQQRRHHSSSSGSTSAQAKLLSYIGKSSSTGGSKSSKDSCPFCKEQKKRPLGAYMRKRGQRITTESISEDAEECNEEELREEDEEEDVCASNRGTTLSTSPSGDHHQHMHRGITGVPGFNRQESIEGK is encoded by the exons ATGGATATTTACTACATGAGCGACAGCATCCAGTACTCGTCGTTCCGCGGTCCAGTCTACCGGGACTACGAGAAGTTCCCGTACGGTACGCTGGAGAATCCGCTCAACAATCCCGTCTCCAAgaccaaacagcagcagcagcagcggcgacaCCACTCGAGTTCAAGCGGCAGCACAAGCGCTCAAG CAAAGCTGCTAAGCTACATTGGCAAGTCGTCGTCCACTGGCGGCAGCAAATCGTCGAAAGATTCGTGCCCCTTCTGCAAGGAGCAAAAGAAGCGACCGCTCGGTGCGTACATGCGTAAGCGCGGCCAACGCATCACGACCGAAAGCATCAGCGAGGACGCCGAAGAGTGCAACGAGGAGGAGCTGCGGGAGGAGGACGAAGAGGAGGACGTGTGCGCATCGAACCGCGGCACGACACTGTCCACCAGCCCGTCCGGCGACCATCATCAGCATATGCACCGGGGCATTACCGGTGTTCCCGGATTCAACCGGCAGGAGTCGATCGAAGGCAAATGA
- the LOC120954874 gene encoding protein O-glucosyltransferase 2-like: MEDRLRLRKYVLVWLLIVLHSCYFASCGNAADRAVDPKNSRVWGPGVEMPDRATLPARYFFIEPRDADNQKINESQKYDIHIIGQSRFGTCRYRLNQIDRHDGSSIVRYRLAESCSDVTIHVRHNEAHLTGSPFAIPGTLYSEQCYCPQGSVEEWLETVGCPAGDPQIDMDLIPFRAINFSSLRTRMIQQYDKPGSISHCNYVILRNQVHRRCYGQHTGFSKFMDTILLSLARKFTLPDMEMFVNLGDWPLVKKGGPSRTTGPYPIFSWCGSDDTFDIVMPTYDITESTLENMGRVMLDMLSVQRRGLPWADKHAKAFWRGRDARRERLELVALSRRYPELLNASLTNFFFFRDEESEFGPRVAHISMHEFFDYRYQVNVDGTVAAYRLPYLLAGSSVVLKQDSFYYEHFYRKLVPMRHYIPFEADLSNLVQQIEWARENDEKAREIRDNANAFINANLLPLDIYCYHALLFKEYAKYIVSPIQVQPGMEKIEQPEEAYHCPCERTTLPRDEL; the protein is encoded by the exons ATGGAGGATCGTCTGCGGTTGAGAAAGTACGTGCTGGTTTGGCTGCTGATAGTGCTACACTCCTGTTACTTTGCCTCCTGCGGCAATGCAGCGGACCGGGCGGTCGACCCGAAGAACAGCCGCGTCTGGGGACCGGGTGTAGAGATGCCGGACCGTGCCACACTCCCGGCGCGCTACTTTTTCATTGAACCAAGAGACGCGGACAATCAAAA AATAAATGAATCACAAAAGTATGACATACACATCATTGGACAATCCCGGTTCGGCACGTGCCGGTATCGGTTGAATCAGATCGATCGCCATGATGGGTCGAGCATCGTTCGCTACCGGCTGGCCGAATCGTGCAGTGACGTCACGATACACGTGCGCCACAACGAAGCCCATCTGACCGGGTCTCCGTTCGCCATCCCCGGCACACTGTACTCCGAGCAGTGCTACTGTCCGCAAGGTTCCGTGGAAGAGTGGCTTGAAACGGTCGGCTGCCCGGCAGGCGATCCACAGATCGATATGGACCTGATTCCGTTTCGGGCCATCAACTTTAGCAGCCTGCGCACCCGGATGATCCAGCAGTACGACAAACCGGGCAGCATTTCGCACTGCAACTACGTGATTCTGCGCAACCAAGTGCACCGGCGTTGCTACGGGCAACACACCGGCTTCAGCAAGTTTATGGACACGATCTTGCTGTCATTGGCGCGCAAATTTACCCTGCCCGATATGGAAATGTTTGTCAATCTCGGTGATTGGCCGCTGGTGAAGAAGGGTGGCCCAAGCCGCACGACCGGGCCGTATCCGATCTTTTCCTGGTGCGGAAGCGACGATACGTTCGACATTGTTATGCCGACGTACGACATTACCGAATCGACGCTCGAGAATATGGGCCGCGTAATGCTCGACATGCTGTCCGTCCAGCGGCGGGGACTGCCGTGGGCCGACAAACACGCCAAAGCTTTCTGGCGCGGTCGGGATGCGCGACGGGAGCGGTTGGAGTTGGTAGCGCTGTCTCGCCGCTACCCGGAGCTGCTGAATGCGTCGCTTACcaactttttcttcttccgcGACGAGGAGAGCGAGTTTGGACCGCGTGTTGCTCACATTTCCATGCACGAATTCTTCGACTATCGCTATCAGGTGAATGTGGACGGTACGGTGGCGGCGTACCGGTTGCCGTACCTGCTGGCCGGCAGCTCGGTGGTGCTGAAGCAGGACTCGTTCTACTACGAACACTTCTACCGCAAGCTGGTACCGATGCGCCACTACATCCCGTTCGAGGCGGACCTGTCGAATCTGGTGCAGCAGATCGAGTGGGCACGGGAAAACGATGAAAAGGCGCGTGAAATCCGAGACAATGCGAACGCATTCATTAACGCTAATCTGCTACCGCTGGATATCTACTGCTACCATGCGTTGCTGTTCAAG GAATATGCCAAATACATTGTCAGCCCGATCCAGGTACAACCGGGCATGGAAAAGATTGAGCAGCCGGAGGAAGCCTACCACTGTCCGTGCGAGAGGACGACACTGCCGAGGGATGAGCTGTAA
- the LOC120959594 gene encoding cAMP-dependent protein kinase catalytic subunit alpha-like has protein sequence MKQESSHKFSAGSDYHQTLSRLKTEFEKRYNDQKQASIASLTEYEILRTLGSGAFGTVKLIKRKASGEYFAMKILSKERIVYQKQLQHTTNEKRILQSIRFPFVVNLEICYKDNSYLYLVMPFVNGGEMFTLLRHSRRFSESQAAFYGAQVALALEYLHGCNLIYRDLKPENLLVDYRGYVKMTDFGFCKLIKDRTWTLCGTPEYLAPEIIQAKGYGKSVDWWSYGVLLYEMAAGYSPFYVNSSDQMVLFERICKGKYKFPKSFSTDLCSLVHHLLQTDLSRRYGNLRNGCDDIKQHAWFKTINWYGLLNRELPAPYVPKLQGPGDASLFDVYDEQKLKIASKCLYAKEFADF, from the exons ATGAAGCAAGAAAGTTCACATAAATTCTCAGCCGGCAGTGATTACCACCAAACTTTAAGTCGGCTAAAAACAGAATTTGAAAAACGGTACAATGACCAGAAACAGGCATCGATTGCCTCGCTCACGGAGTACGAGATACTACGCACTCTTGGGTCCGGTGCGTTCGGAACTGTG AAACTGATCAAAAGAAAAGCGAGCGGAGAATACTTTGCCATGAAGATACTGTCCAAGGAAAGGATCGTCTACcagaagcagctgcagcacacGACGAATGAGAAACGAATTTTGCAAAGCATTCGCTTCCCGTTCGTGGTAAATTTGGAAATCTGCTACAAGGACAACTCCTACCTCTACCTCGTGATGCCGTTCGTGAACGGGGGCGAAATGTTCACACTGCTACGCCATTCTCGACGATTTTCCGAATCACAGGCCGCCTTCTACGGTGCCCAGGTGGCATTGGCGCTGGAGTATCTGCATGGTTGCAATCTTATCTATCGGGATTTGAAACCAGAAAATCTTCTCGTTGACTACCGGGGATATGTGAAAATGACCGATTTTGGATTCTGCAAG TTGATCAAAGACCGGACCTGGACGCTCTGCGGCACACCGGAATACCTCGCACCGGAAATCATCCAGGCGAAGGGCTACGGGAAAAGCGTCGACTGGTGGTCTTACGGTGTGCTGTTGTACGAAATGGCCGCCGGATACTCTCCCTTCTACGTGAACAGTTCCGACCAGATGGTGCTGTTCGAGCGCATCTGCAAAGGCAAGTACAAGTTCCCGAAGAGCTTCTCCACCGATCTGTGCAGTCTGGTGCACCATCTGCTGCAGACGGATCTCTCCCGGCGCTACGGTAATCTGCGCAATGGGTGCGACGACATCAAGCAGCACGCCTGGTTCAAGACGATCAACTGGTACGGCTTGCTGAACCGGGAGCTTCCCGCACCGTACGTCCCCAAGCTTCAGGGGCCGGGCGATGCCTCACTGTTCGATGTGTACGATGAGCAAAAGCTCAAGATCGCTTCCAAGTGTCTGTATGCGAAAGAGTTTGCCGATTTTTAG
- the LOC120959595 gene encoding uncharacterized protein LOC120959595 produces the protein MSTETMDSSESASCEAVFGKEAICKDVNNNGICLEDAAALPDSIPPSYMKTITSLTMTRTLRGPKYHCYDCDYVLPTRLSMNTHMKMHRKPFCPICYTTFAEEQEVTAHTAENHSILFSTAITPLVVLDEPIVVKDEPIVVKEEHAFFQTEVPPNSPTHEYHGLSQLEYGFAHSNNSSIPLLLAEKLREHQEMMNHGMQSRKRLDSSRHQRHSLDETEARSVIKSHRNSYTGRRDRRPSIAGVTGKVHKPASKPNRATPSTPKAGTSGRGENVDSADTALKRITSRFGRSISLKIPQF, from the exons ATGTCCACCGAAACGATGGACAGCTCAGAGAGCGCATCTTGTGAGGCTGTGTTTGGAAAGGAGGCCATTTGCAAAGATGTTAACAACAACGGAATTTGCTTggaggatgctgctgctttacCGGATAGTATCCCACCG AGTTACATGAAGACTATCACCTCGCTTACGATGACCCGTACACTCCGTGGTCCAAAGTATCACTGCTACGATTGCGATTATGTTTTGCCTACGCGGCTCAGCATGAACACACACATGAAGATGCACCGGAAACCATTCTGCCCGATCTGTTACACAACGTTCGCCGAAGAGCAGGAAGTG ACCGCTCATACGGCCgaaaatcattcaattttgttttccaccgcaATTACACCACTCGTCGTGCTGGACGAGCCGATAGTGGTAAAGGACGAGCCAATAGTGGTAAAGGAAGAGCATGCTTTCTTCCAAACGGAAGTCCCGCCAAACTCTCCGACCCACGAGTACCACGGCCTGTCGCAGCTGGAGTATGGATTTGCGCACAGTAACAATAGCTCGATTCCGCTGCTACTTGCTGAGAAGCTGCGCGAGCATCAAGAAATGATGAATCACGGTATGCAATCGAGGAAACGGTTGGACTCTTCTCGCCATCAGCGCCATTCGCTGGATGAAACGGAAGCACGCAGTGTCATCAAGTCGCATCGTAATAGCTATACCGGAAGGCGTGACAGACGACCATCGATTGCTGGAGTGACGGGTAAGGTGCACAAACCGGCCAGcaaaccgaaccgagcgaCACCCTCCACACCGAAAGCCGGCACAAGTGGACGGGGCGAGAACGTTGATTCGGCGGATACCGCACTGAAACGCATCACTTCACGCTTCGGCCGGTCCATTAGCCTTAAGATTCCCCAATTCTAA
- the LOC120956618 gene encoding RING finger protein 121 yields MNLHEPVDPNKPFDELTPEEKMRLEHIKMYEKHKGHESMHMEMVVILLVTLIIAQVVLVEWKKRHYRSYSLMTLLALWIIPFVLSLRSQYWRFIFFWLIFSCITGLVMRKAIRKPISGTTPRLVYKWFYFIYKLSYLLGIIGYIVMMFTFFGVNFIFNQPPHTWMDVGLLLVFYGLYYGVLGRDISEICADKMACHIGYYTPKGIPTRHLERNVCAVCGNQLLTDVNESGVIENTYKLTCDHVFHEFCIRGWCIVGKKQTCPYCKEKVDLKKMFCNPWERPHVLYGQLLDWIRWLVAWQPLILFIVQGINWMLGLE; encoded by the exons ATGAATCTACACGAGCCGGTTGATCCCAACAAG CCCTTCGATGAGCTAACACCGGAGGAAAAAATGAG GTTGGAACATATTAAAATGTACGAAAAACATAAGGGCCACGAATCGATGCACATGGAGATGGTTGTGATACTGCTGGTCACGCTCATAATCGCTCAGGTGGTGCTGGTCGAATGGAAGAAACGCCACTACAGATCCTACTCG CTAATGACACTGCTCGCCCTGTGGATAATTCCGTTCGTGCTCAGCCTGCGCAGCCAGTACTGGCGGTTTATCTTCTTCTGGCTAATATTCAGCTGCATAACCGGGCTGGTGATGCGCAAAGCGATACGCAAACCCATCTCCGGCACGACGCCGCGGCTAGTGTACAAGTGGTTTTACTTTATCTACAAACTAAGCTACCTGCTCGGCATCATCGGGTACATCGTGATGATGTTTACGTTTTTCGGCGTAAACTTCATCTTCAACCAGCCGCCGCACACGTGGATGGACGTGgggttgctgctggtgttttACGGCCTCTACTACGGCGTGCTCGGGAGGGATATATCGGAAATCTGTGCCGACAAGATGGCCTGCCACATCGGGTACTACACACCGAAGGGCATCCCGACGCGGCATCTCGAGCGCAACGTGTGTGCCGTCTGTGGCAATCAGCTGCTGACGGACGTGAACGAGTCCGGCGTGATCGAGAACACGTACAAGCTGACCTGTGATCATGTGTTTCACGAGTTTTGCATCCGGGGCTGGTGTATCGTGGGGAAAAAGCAAACCTGCCCCTACTGCAAGGAGAAGGTGGACCTGAAGAAAATGTTCTGTAACCC ATGGGAACGTCCCCACGTGCTGTACGGGCAGCTGCTGGACTGGATCCGGTGGCTCGTGGCATGGCAGCCGCTAATACTGTTCATTGTGCAAGGCATCAACTGGATGCTTGGGCTGGAGTAA